A region from the SAR86 cluster bacterium genome encodes:
- a CDS encoding phosphoglycerate mutase family protein, which produces MSEIKLILIRHGEAASAFGESEDPSLSALGTKQSKKLVKDLNIDVLNKYKFFSSPKARAIQTAKPLVDILKKDLIVKKEFSEIPAPKIDSKEKQRWLKNIMSLPIDKLPKDVNLWRQNLLKVMSSLEKNTIVFTHFMVINALIGHIEKNKTLLYFYPANASVTTVFLKNGTPSSYQVGENKKTFINL; this is translated from the coding sequence ATGTCAGAGATTAAATTAATTTTAATTAGGCATGGTGAAGCTGCATCAGCTTTTGGTGAATCCGAAGATCCGTCATTAAGTGCACTTGGAACTAAACAATCAAAAAAACTAGTTAAAGATCTTAATATAGATGTTCTTAATAAATATAAATTTTTTTCTAGTCCTAAAGCTCGAGCCATACAGACTGCCAAACCGCTAGTTGATATATTAAAAAAGGATTTGATAGTAAAAAAGGAATTTTCAGAAATACCAGCACCAAAAATTGATAGTAAAGAAAAACAAAGGTGGCTTAAAAATATAATGTCATTACCTATTGATAAGTTACCAAAAGACGTGAATTTATGGAGACAAAACTTATTGAAAGTAATGAGTAGCTTAGAGAAAAATACAATTGTGTTTACTCATTTTATGGTAATTAACGCGTTAATAGGACATATAGAGAAAAATAAAACCCTTCTTTATTTTTATCCTGCAAATGCTTCTGTAACTACAGTGTTTTTAAAAAATGGTACTCCATCTAGTTATCAAGTTGGAGAAAATAAAAAAACTTTTATAAATTTGTAA